The Natrarchaeobius halalkaliphilus DNA segment GGTATACCGTCATCCCCGTTGAAGTAGCAGTCACCGATTGGTTACGATGGAGGTCGACGGGCATATCCCACCGAGGCACCCCACGCCTGTTCCCGTGACTTCCAGCAATCCCACCACAGCACCCTTCCCACCATTGCCACACCGTTTCGACGCGGGTTCCGCTGCACCGGCCCGCGTCACACCCTGCGGTTCTGGCACCCCGGACGCGCCGTTCGCGTCCTGGGGGGACTTCTTTCCGACCGAGTACGACGAGTAGCTTCGATTAGGAGAGTCATTCGACGCGACGTTAGACCGGAGAGTCATTCGACGCGGAGCGACGATCAGTGCACGGGGGACGACACGCTCGACGGTTAGCGGTTACCGTGTTTTTCGCGAAGTCGCTCGAGAACGGGTATCTCCTCGAGCCGATCGGGATCGAGACGATCCCAGTCGATTCCGGTCGGTGAGTCGCGTTCGTCCGGTCGTCTCACCCGTTCGGGCGTGACGATCAGATCCATCGGGACGTCGTGATCGTCGGCCTCGATCGCATCGTCGAGTACCTGTCGTTCGTGGACGGTCGTCGCGACCGGCGTCTCGTCGTCGACGAGGTCGAGTTCTCGCAAGATCGCGTACTCGAGGTCGCTGTACCCCTCTCCCTTACCGACTCGGTTGCCGTCGTCGGTGACTGCGACGCTCCCGGAGACGATCAGGTCGATTCGATCCATCTCGTCCGGGTGGACGGGCCGGCCGTGT contains these protein-coding regions:
- a CDS encoding 5-formyltetrahydrofolate cyclo-ligase codes for the protein MTDEGVLDPDDADKPAIRERVWDDLEESGTARFPFPPHGRIPNYENAMTAAERLAEQPEWTEASTIKANPDAPQLPVRRRALRDGKTVYMAVPRLREERCFLKLDPDELEDFDAATTVSGSSEHGRPVHPDEMDRIDLIVSGSVAVTDDGNRVGKGEGYSDLEYAILRELDLVDDETPVATTVHERQVLDDAIEADDHDVPMDLIVTPERVRRPDERDSPTGIDWDRLDPDRLEEIPVLERLREKHGNR